Proteins co-encoded in one Gossypium arboreum isolate Shixiya-1 chromosome 11, ASM2569848v2, whole genome shotgun sequence genomic window:
- the LOC108450680 gene encoding LEAF RUST 10 DISEASE-RESISTANCE LOCUS RECEPTOR-LIKE PROTEIN KINASE-like 2.7 encodes MRKRIKYRFPFWGSNRLSYCGQPGFELRCENDIAEIMMNENTLRVLDIDPERQILKVAREDYWNDYCPTKFTNTSIDFDHFNYGSNLRNLTLFYGCYPLATPTFLPNCTINSTLIDVSYAVRNMLGDPRYGICREIVVVPVYEAAAKDLEVNTMTMQAALRGGFELQWKADNDECRRCRDSDGVCGYNQTSNSFTCFCSDKPSETTCLPPTEGTF; translated from the coding sequence ATGCGGAAGCGTATCAAATATCGGTTTCCTTTCTGGGGATCGAACCGTCTGAGTTACTGTGGGCAACCAGGATTTGAGCTGAGGTGCGAGAATGATATAGCGGAAATCATGATGAATGAAAACACCTTACGAGTTCTTGACATAGACCCTGAACGACAGATTCTTAAGGTAGCTAGGGAGGATTACTGGAATGATTATTGTCCCACGAAATTTACCAACACCTCAATCGACTTCGACCACTTCAATTACGGTTCAAACCTTAGGAACCTCACCCTATTCTACGGATGCTACCCGCTGGCAACCCCGACATTTCTTCCTAACTGCACCATAAATAGTACACTTATTGATGTGTCATATGCTGTTAGAAACATGTTGGGTGATCCTCGCTATGGCATATGCCGTGAAATTGTCGTAGTTCCGGTTTATGAAGCTGCAGCAAAGGACCTGGAGGTGAACACTATGACTATGCAGGCTGCTTTAAGAGGAGGTTTCGAATTGCAATGGAAAGCGGATAATGATGAGTGCAGAAGATGCAGAGATTCAGATGGGGTTTGCGGATATAATCAAACTTCAAATAGTTTCACTTGCTTTTGCAGCGATAAACCTAGTGAAACCACATGTTTACCACCAACTGAAGGTACTTTCTAG